In Deinococcus sp. QL22, the following are encoded in one genomic region:
- a CDS encoding LuxR C-terminal-related transcriptional regulator — MDRLPGLPPTAALAPLYGREPDLRHLLALLHRGVRLLTLRGPGGIGKTALMLHLSHALQDQTKPALFDHVQFIDLSALRDPERVLGHIAAALPESGVTGTAAQRLQEFAARQRTLLLLDNFEQLLPAAAELADLLARAPLLHLVVTSRAILQLHDEVEYPVEPLALPHSVQGAASSAAVQLFVARVQALTPAFALNDENTWLVVRLCELLEGVPLALELAAVRMRSYALGDLLTRLARPLEVLKADFRDRPERLRSLRAAVQWSYDLLDDTDRAVFECCAVFEGPFSPQALAAVWGEPDVLDRAESLLKQSFLRRLDTPETLWKMLQPLKELALEQLEGHAQVSRWRERHAQHFLNMLEDHQRSWQMDSIDRREAYLPHYPNIRAGLVWTIDQRRSDLAYRYLGAIRGLWMPFGLTVQEAPLVDQVLALPAPEDRITLVRALEVSADTMNWTGQVEARETRLQEILSLCRELDDVEGMAWAKLNLAGVARDAGRGELAWDIGQRVLQELQERVGTGPPTRMQRMLRANAHLGASLDLLELGRHAEALKYAQLAYRYFQEASNQVFEHESRTVIGHLLLYVNRQAEGCALLLSCLHDAVQHGLRGSAESTVRWGLTLIAAERRDWTALVQFTAFVNDPVWQLSQSVPDRRLRQDMALAREALGQEAYQQAWTTGTHLQLPEIMELAERLAQVLLSPSTHSELTPREQEVLALVAQGHPDRRIARLLGISPGTASKHVGNLLGKLGLHNRVELTRWAIEHESAEGSQGREDSSGRR, encoded by the coding sequence ATGGATCGCCTGCCGGGGTTGCCGCCCACGGCCGCGCTCGCCCCGCTCTATGGCCGCGAGCCCGACCTCCGTCACTTGCTGGCCCTGCTGCACCGTGGCGTGCGGCTCCTCACCCTGCGCGGGCCCGGCGGCATCGGCAAGACCGCCCTGATGCTTCACCTATCCCACGCACTGCAGGACCAGACCAAGCCGGCCCTGTTCGACCACGTCCAGTTCATCGACCTCAGTGCCCTGCGCGACCCCGAGCGGGTGCTGGGCCACATCGCTGCCGCCCTGCCGGAAAGCGGCGTCACCGGAACAGCCGCGCAGCGCCTCCAAGAGTTTGCGGCCCGGCAGCGCACCCTGCTGCTGCTCGACAACTTTGAGCAGCTCCTCCCCGCTGCAGCCGAGTTGGCTGATCTGCTGGCCAGGGCGCCGCTGCTCCACCTGGTGGTCACCAGCCGGGCCATCCTCCAGCTGCATGATGAGGTCGAGTACCCCGTCGAGCCCCTCGCGCTGCCCCACAGTGTCCAGGGCGCCGCGTCCAGCGCCGCCGTGCAGCTGTTCGTGGCGCGCGTCCAGGCCCTAACGCCCGCGTTCGCGCTGAACGATGAGAACACGTGGCTGGTCGTGCGGCTGTGCGAACTGTTGGAAGGGGTTCCGCTGGCCCTGGAACTCGCAGCCGTGCGGATGCGCAGCTACGCGCTGGGCGACCTGCTCACCCGGCTGGCACGCCCCCTGGAGGTGCTGAAAGCCGACTTCCGGGATCGTCCGGAACGCCTGCGCTCCCTCCGGGCCGCCGTGCAGTGGAGCTACGACTTGCTAGACGACACAGACCGAGCGGTCTTCGAGTGCTGCGCGGTCTTCGAGGGGCCTTTCAGCCCGCAGGCACTGGCCGCCGTCTGGGGAGAGCCGGACGTGCTCGACCGGGCCGAATCGCTGCTGAAGCAGAGTTTCCTGCGCCGCTTGGACACGCCTGAGACCCTCTGGAAGATGCTGCAGCCGCTCAAGGAACTGGCGCTGGAACAACTGGAAGGCCACGCGCAGGTCTCACGCTGGCGGGAGCGGCATGCACAACACTTCCTGAACATGCTGGAGGATCATCAGCGCAGCTGGCAGATGGACAGCATCGACAGACGGGAAGCTTATCTGCCGCATTACCCCAACATCCGGGCCGGCCTGGTCTGGACGATCGATCAGCGCCGATCCGATCTGGCTTACCGCTACCTCGGCGCTATTCGTGGGCTGTGGATGCCTTTTGGGCTGACCGTCCAGGAGGCGCCGCTGGTCGATCAAGTGCTGGCCCTGCCCGCACCCGAGGACCGGATCACGCTGGTCCGGGCCCTGGAAGTGAGCGCGGATACCATGAACTGGACGGGTCAGGTGGAGGCCCGGGAGACGCGCCTGCAGGAGATTCTGTCGCTGTGCCGTGAGCTGGATGACGTGGAAGGGATGGCCTGGGCCAAGCTCAATTTGGCAGGCGTGGCCCGCGACGCGGGCCGGGGGGAACTGGCCTGGGACATCGGACAGCGGGTGCTCCAGGAGCTTCAGGAACGGGTGGGCACCGGACCTCCGACCCGCATGCAGCGGATGCTCCGGGCCAATGCCCACCTGGGGGCGTCCCTCGATTTGCTGGAGCTAGGCCGCCACGCAGAGGCGCTGAAGTACGCTCAGCTGGCCTACCGATATTTCCAGGAGGCGAGCAACCAGGTGTTTGAGCATGAGTCCAGGACTGTGATTGGTCACCTGCTGCTGTATGTCAACCGGCAGGCGGAGGGCTGCGCCTTGCTGCTGTCCTGCCTGCACGACGCTGTCCAACACGGCTTGAGGGGAAGTGCAGAAAGCACCGTGCGCTGGGGGCTGACCCTGATCGCGGCAGAACGGCGCGACTGGACGGCCCTGGTGCAGTTCACCGCCTTCGTCAACGATCCGGTGTGGCAGCTCTCGCAGAGCGTGCCGGATCGCCGTCTGCGGCAGGATATGGCCCTCGCCCGTGAAGCTCTGGGCCAAGAGGCTTACCAACAAGCGTGGACGACTGGAACCCATCTGCAACTGCCGGAAATTATGGAGCTCGCTGAGCGACTGGCCCAGGTGCTGCTCTCACCGTCCACGCACTCTG